In a genomic window of Salmo trutta chromosome 32, fSalTru1.1, whole genome shotgun sequence:
- the LOC115171347 gene encoding ubinuclein-2 isoform X1 yields MAEPRKVPFVTISSFNSNTPPSDSKKRRREDEAEISLEEDGGGGSAATRPGGGTGASPFGIVKAGDGDSAETKRVTVRLNLSLPEPSERGSAEFNYSELVQSTQVKKPPAPGRPKDLTPALDPNDPIADNDKERREVEALAKKFESKYSQANTGKKKRKDRVQDLIDIGFGYDETDPFIDNSEAYDELVPASLNTKLGGFYINTGTLQFRAASESEGEDFKKLKDGEERVIKKRMKKQDGSNMDEKKPRKIRMPKQGASGLNVHRPEKKKRKKLMKDSLNLAAMLRRFTREKEENRKKNPGLPRGQHNANSALLNTHPKPNDISMADLANDPAMMSLLGSANNNDMLQDMMGDLDFGLLDSPQPSSPAQGENGALGRVQGRVQGAQGGLLPPPPLPNGLPAPLSKRIEDLRVASHQFDQEGRKKFFTLDMNNILLDIELQVQEQPAAVRSSVYSHLEAFVPCNKEALLKRLKKLSLNIQDDRLRAPLLKLKLAVCSVMPEQIARYNMDCIAKVAKQHSEGGEKNGSEEEDEEKPGKRVMGPRKKFVWDEKLRMLLCNLVRVKLGCYELEGQSSQSPEDYLKAFMETEVKPLWPKGWMQGRMLFKESLVVHCHLTGNPAKKKMVPSPKSKPKEGSWVQRSTPSVGATPSPAAPVACRPSQSPAETICLLDSLDEELTAPALDSISQALALLSNAAKGLVQGDSPPSPDRPKTAPSSLHASPLLQKHKKSTINTPSSNTPLYVSTSSSPSSLSRPPTVSPSLSSARVEGLGSMKGGGALAQAHRQSVQSTQRLAGTGLSKANAPGSHSQPKPRPPPNQKGFGSNNTKANSGDTPLSSPSPSFSHSLSGAQAQQQSNFITPMQATLTKSSHSSTSPIIKLTPRLPNPLTHTTFSSPSPNPRPQAASSMHQYSSKSPAGFRPPFSGAPGGPAKLVQGSYTPPGGQKTPSQIISSSANTSLTNTSSISKHSGSSPSPTTASANQRQRPAGGTIQGAKPIKSVSTQSVSSQLPQVSSASSSLLGSVPSLPLGFGMLGGLVPVSLPFQFPSLLNLPPLGGTAGSSTGASGSSASNSSAFSLTQNLLKSLQSGSQVALPPHLQLAFSELYSSCPDVNQTQGGDVKRKSL; encoded by the exons ATGGCCGAACCGAGAAAAGTACCGTTTGTCACAATCTCTTCCTTTAACAGCAATACACCGCCTTCGGATTCAAAGAAACGCCGCCGGGAAGATGAGGCCGAAATCAGTTTGGAGGAAGATGGAGGGGGTGGAAGTGCAGCAACCAGGCCAGGAGGTGGTACTGGTGCTAGTCCATTCGGTATCGTGAAAGCCGGTGACGGGGATTCAGCGGAAACAAAACGTGTAACAGTGCGCTTGAACCTCTCCTTGCCCGAACCCAGCGAACGGGGATCTGCTGAATTCAACTACAGTGAACTTGTTCAATCTACTCAG GTGAAGAAGCCTCCTGCTCCAGGACGTCCTAAAGACCTGACGCCAGCCCTGGACCCCAACGACCCCATTGCAGACAACGataaggagagaagagaagtagaGGCGCTCGCCAAGAAATTTGAGAGCAAATAT TCACAGGCCAATACAGGGAAAAAGAAGCGGAAGGACAGAGTGCAGGATCTCATCGACATTGGTTTTGGCTACGATGAGACTGACCCATTCATTGATAACTCTGAGGCT TATGATGAGCTGGTGCCAGCCTCCCTCAACACTAAGCTGGGAGGGTTCTACATCAACACTGGCACCCTGCAGTTCAGAGCAGCCTCCGAGTCAGAGGGAGAGGACTTCAAG AAGTTGAAAGATGGTGAGGAGCGTGTGATAAAGAAGCGAATGAAAAAGCAAGATGGCAGTAACATGGATGAGAAAAAGCCCAGGAAGATCAGGATGCCAAAGCAAGG AGCGTCTGGCCTGAATGTCCACCGGCCAGAGAAGAAGAAAAGGAAGAAGTTAATGAAGGACTCTTTGAATCTGGCCGCCATGCTCCGCCGCTTCACACGGGAGAAGGAGGAGAACCGCAAGAAGAACCCCGGCCTGCCCCGTGGCCAGCACAACGCCAATAGTGCCCTGCTCAACACCCACCCTAAACCCAACGACATCAGCATGGCCGACCTGGCCAACGACCCTGCCATGATGTCACTGCTGGGCTCAGCCAATAACAACGACATGCTGCAGGACATGATGGGCGACCTAGACTTTGGGCTGCTGGACTCTCCTCAGCCCTCCAGCCCTGCGCAGGGGGAGAACGGTGCTCTGGGTAGAGTCCAGGGCAGGGTCCAGGGGGCACAAGGAGGTCTCCTgccccctcctcctctgcctAATGGACTGCCTGCCCCTCTCAGTAAGCGCATTGAGGACCTCCGAGTG GCTTCTCATCAGTTTGATCAAGAGGGCAGGAAAAAGTTCTTCACGCTGGACATGAACAACATCCTACTGGA TATTGAGTTGCAGGTCCAGGAGCAGCCGGCAGCAGTGCGCTCTTCAGTCTACTCCCATCTCGAGGCCTTTGTGCCCTGCAACAAGGAGGCTCTGCTCAAACGCCTAAAGAAACTCAGCCTCaatatccag GATGACCGTCTGCGGGCCCCGCTACTGAAGCTGAAGCTGGCTGTGTGCAGCGTGATGCCAGAGCAGATCGCCAGATACAACATGGACTGCATCGCCAAAGTGGCCAA GCAGCATTCAGAAGGGGGGGAAAAGAACGGGtcagaagaggaggatgaggagaagcCTGGGAAGAGAGTGATGGGACCTCGCAAGAAGTTTGTCTGGGATGAGAAGCTCAG GATGTTGCTGTGTAACCTGGTGAGGGTGAAGCTGGGCTGCTATGAGCTGGAGGGACAGAGCTCCCAGTCTCCAGAGGACTATCTCAAGGCCTTCATGGAGACTGAGGTGAAACCACTGTGGCCCAAGGGCTGGATGCAGGGCAG gaTGCTATTCAAAGAGAGCCTCGTGGTTCATTGTCACCTCACTGGCAATCC AGCCAAGAAAAAGATGGTTCCTAGTCCCAAGTCTAAACCCAAG GAGGGTAGTTGGGTCCAGAGATCCACCCCCTCAGTTGGTGCGACCCCCTCCCCTGCAGCCCCAGTGGCCTGCCGGCCCTCCCAGTCCCCCGCTGAGACCATCTGTCTGCTGGACTCCCTGGATGAAGAGCTGACCGCCCCCGCCCTGGACTCCATCTCCCAGGCCCTGGCCCTCCTCAGCAATGCAGCCAAGGGCCTGGTCCAAGGGGACAGTCCCCCCTCCCCTGATAGGCCCAAGACTGCCCCGTCCTCCCTCCACGCCTCACCTCTCCTCCAGAAGCACAAGAAGAGCACCATCAACACACCCAGCTCCAACACACCTCTCTAcgtctctacctcctcctccccctcctctctctctcggcctcccACGGTCTCCCCTTCTCTGTCCTCAGCGAGGGTTGAGGGGTTGGGGTCGATGAAGGGTGGAGGTGCCCTGGCTCAGGCTCACAGACAATCAGTGCAGAGCACTCAGAGGCTTGCTGGGACGGGACTGAGTAAAGCCAACGCTCCCGGCTCTCACTCCCAGCCTAAGCCGCGGCCGCCCCCCAATCAGAAGGGCTTTGGCAGCAATAATACTAAAGCCAACAGCGGTgacacccccctctcctccccctccccctccttctcccactctctctcaggAGCCCAAGCTCAGCAGCAGTCCAACTTCATCACCCCCATGCAGGCCACTCTCACCAAGTCCTCCCACAGCAGCACCTCGCCCATCATCAAACTCACCCCTCGCCTCCCCAACCCCTTAACGCACACCACCTTCTCCTCACCCTCCCCCAATCCCAGGCCTCAGGCAGCTTCCAGTATGCACCAGTACTCCTCCAAAAGCCCAGCAGGGTTCCGCCCACCTTTCTCAGGTGCTCCGGGAGGGCCAGCCAAACTGGTCCAGGGCAGCTACACCCCTCCAGGAGGGCAGAAGACCCCCTCTCAGATCATCAGCAGCAGCGCCAACACCAGCCTTACCAACACCTCATCCATCAGCAAGCATTCGGGATCCAGTCCCTCCCCTACCACAGCCTCGGCCAATCAGCGACAAAGGCCGGCAGGTGGAACCATTCAGGGGGCTAAGCCTATTAAATCTGTCTCCACACAGTCTGTCTCTTCTCAGTTGCCACAG GTGTCCTCAGCCAGCAGCAGTCTTCTTGGCTCTGTTCCGTCTCTCCCACTGGGCTTTGGGATGTTGGGGGGGCTGGTTCCTGTGTCCCTGCCCTTCCAGTTTCCTTCACTCTTAAACCTGCCCCCATTAGGGGGCACAGCTGGCTCCAGCACCGGGGCCAGCGGCTCCTCAGCCAGCAACAGCTCAGCATTCTCCCTGACCCAGA aTCTGTTAAAGAGTCTCCAGTCAGGGTCTCAGGTTGCTCTGCCTCCTCACTTACAGCTCGCTTTCTCAG AACTCTACTCTTCCTGTCCAGATGTCAATCAAACCCAAGGAGGGGATGTGAAGAGGAAGTCTCTTTGA
- the LOC115171347 gene encoding ubinuclein-2 isoform X2 has product MAEPRKVPFVTISSFNSNTPPSDSKKRRREDEAEISLEEDGGGGSAATRPGGGTGASPFGIVKAGDGDSAETKRVTVRLNLSLPEPSERGSAEFNYSELVQSTQVKKPPAPGRPKDLTPALDPNDPIADNDKERREVEALAKKFESKYSQANTGKKKRKDRVQDLIDIGFGYDETDPFIDNSEAYDELVPASLNTKLGGFYINTGTLQFRAASESEGEDFKKLKDGEERVIKKRMKKQDGSNMDEKKPRKIRMPKQGASGLNVHRPEKKKRKKLMKDSLNLAAMLRRFTREKEENRKKNPGLPRGQHNANSALLNTHPKPNDISMADLANDPAMMSLLGSANNNDMLQDMMGDLDFGLLDSPQPSSPAQGENGALGRVQGRVQGAQGGLLPPPPLPNGLPAPLSKRIEDLRVASHQFDQEGRKKFFTLDMNNILLDIELQVQEQPAAVRSSVYSHLEAFVPCNKEALLKRLKKLSLNIQDDRLRAPLLKLKLAVCSVMPEQIARYNMDCIAKVAKQHSEGGEKNGSEEEDEEKPGKRVMGPRKKFVWDEKLRMLLCNLVRVKLGCYELEGQSSQSPEDYLKAFMETEVKPLWPKGWMQGRMLFKESLVVHCHLTGNPAKKKMVPSPKSKPKEGSWVQRSTPSVGATPSPAAPVACRPSQSPAETICLLDSLDEELTAPALDSISQALALLSNAAKGLVQGDSPPSPDRPKTAPSSLHASPLLQKHKKSTINTPSSNTPLYVSTSSSPSSLSRPPTVSPSLSSARVEGLGSMKGGGALAQAHRQSVQSTQRLAGTGLSKANAPGSHSQPKPRPPPNQKGFGSNNTKANSGDTPLSSPSPSFSHSLSGAQAQQQSNFITPMQATLTKSSHSSTSPIIKLTPRLPNPLTHTTFSSPSPNPRPQAASSMHQYSSKSPAGFRPPFSGAPGGPAKLVQGSYTPPGGQKTPSQIISSSANTSLTNTSSISKHSGSSPSPTTASANQRQRPAGGTIQGAKPIKSVSTQSVSSQLPQVSSASSSLLGSVPSLPLGFGMLGGLVPVSLPFQFPSLLNLPPLGGTAGSSTGASGSSASNSSAFSLTQNLLKSLQSGSQVALPPHLQLAFSDVNQTQGGDVKRKSL; this is encoded by the exons ATGGCCGAACCGAGAAAAGTACCGTTTGTCACAATCTCTTCCTTTAACAGCAATACACCGCCTTCGGATTCAAAGAAACGCCGCCGGGAAGATGAGGCCGAAATCAGTTTGGAGGAAGATGGAGGGGGTGGAAGTGCAGCAACCAGGCCAGGAGGTGGTACTGGTGCTAGTCCATTCGGTATCGTGAAAGCCGGTGACGGGGATTCAGCGGAAACAAAACGTGTAACAGTGCGCTTGAACCTCTCCTTGCCCGAACCCAGCGAACGGGGATCTGCTGAATTCAACTACAGTGAACTTGTTCAATCTACTCAG GTGAAGAAGCCTCCTGCTCCAGGACGTCCTAAAGACCTGACGCCAGCCCTGGACCCCAACGACCCCATTGCAGACAACGataaggagagaagagaagtagaGGCGCTCGCCAAGAAATTTGAGAGCAAATAT TCACAGGCCAATACAGGGAAAAAGAAGCGGAAGGACAGAGTGCAGGATCTCATCGACATTGGTTTTGGCTACGATGAGACTGACCCATTCATTGATAACTCTGAGGCT TATGATGAGCTGGTGCCAGCCTCCCTCAACACTAAGCTGGGAGGGTTCTACATCAACACTGGCACCCTGCAGTTCAGAGCAGCCTCCGAGTCAGAGGGAGAGGACTTCAAG AAGTTGAAAGATGGTGAGGAGCGTGTGATAAAGAAGCGAATGAAAAAGCAAGATGGCAGTAACATGGATGAGAAAAAGCCCAGGAAGATCAGGATGCCAAAGCAAGG AGCGTCTGGCCTGAATGTCCACCGGCCAGAGAAGAAGAAAAGGAAGAAGTTAATGAAGGACTCTTTGAATCTGGCCGCCATGCTCCGCCGCTTCACACGGGAGAAGGAGGAGAACCGCAAGAAGAACCCCGGCCTGCCCCGTGGCCAGCACAACGCCAATAGTGCCCTGCTCAACACCCACCCTAAACCCAACGACATCAGCATGGCCGACCTGGCCAACGACCCTGCCATGATGTCACTGCTGGGCTCAGCCAATAACAACGACATGCTGCAGGACATGATGGGCGACCTAGACTTTGGGCTGCTGGACTCTCCTCAGCCCTCCAGCCCTGCGCAGGGGGAGAACGGTGCTCTGGGTAGAGTCCAGGGCAGGGTCCAGGGGGCACAAGGAGGTCTCCTgccccctcctcctctgcctAATGGACTGCCTGCCCCTCTCAGTAAGCGCATTGAGGACCTCCGAGTG GCTTCTCATCAGTTTGATCAAGAGGGCAGGAAAAAGTTCTTCACGCTGGACATGAACAACATCCTACTGGA TATTGAGTTGCAGGTCCAGGAGCAGCCGGCAGCAGTGCGCTCTTCAGTCTACTCCCATCTCGAGGCCTTTGTGCCCTGCAACAAGGAGGCTCTGCTCAAACGCCTAAAGAAACTCAGCCTCaatatccag GATGACCGTCTGCGGGCCCCGCTACTGAAGCTGAAGCTGGCTGTGTGCAGCGTGATGCCAGAGCAGATCGCCAGATACAACATGGACTGCATCGCCAAAGTGGCCAA GCAGCATTCAGAAGGGGGGGAAAAGAACGGGtcagaagaggaggatgaggagaagcCTGGGAAGAGAGTGATGGGACCTCGCAAGAAGTTTGTCTGGGATGAGAAGCTCAG GATGTTGCTGTGTAACCTGGTGAGGGTGAAGCTGGGCTGCTATGAGCTGGAGGGACAGAGCTCCCAGTCTCCAGAGGACTATCTCAAGGCCTTCATGGAGACTGAGGTGAAACCACTGTGGCCCAAGGGCTGGATGCAGGGCAG gaTGCTATTCAAAGAGAGCCTCGTGGTTCATTGTCACCTCACTGGCAATCC AGCCAAGAAAAAGATGGTTCCTAGTCCCAAGTCTAAACCCAAG GAGGGTAGTTGGGTCCAGAGATCCACCCCCTCAGTTGGTGCGACCCCCTCCCCTGCAGCCCCAGTGGCCTGCCGGCCCTCCCAGTCCCCCGCTGAGACCATCTGTCTGCTGGACTCCCTGGATGAAGAGCTGACCGCCCCCGCCCTGGACTCCATCTCCCAGGCCCTGGCCCTCCTCAGCAATGCAGCCAAGGGCCTGGTCCAAGGGGACAGTCCCCCCTCCCCTGATAGGCCCAAGACTGCCCCGTCCTCCCTCCACGCCTCACCTCTCCTCCAGAAGCACAAGAAGAGCACCATCAACACACCCAGCTCCAACACACCTCTCTAcgtctctacctcctcctccccctcctctctctctcggcctcccACGGTCTCCCCTTCTCTGTCCTCAGCGAGGGTTGAGGGGTTGGGGTCGATGAAGGGTGGAGGTGCCCTGGCTCAGGCTCACAGACAATCAGTGCAGAGCACTCAGAGGCTTGCTGGGACGGGACTGAGTAAAGCCAACGCTCCCGGCTCTCACTCCCAGCCTAAGCCGCGGCCGCCCCCCAATCAGAAGGGCTTTGGCAGCAATAATACTAAAGCCAACAGCGGTgacacccccctctcctccccctccccctccttctcccactctctctcaggAGCCCAAGCTCAGCAGCAGTCCAACTTCATCACCCCCATGCAGGCCACTCTCACCAAGTCCTCCCACAGCAGCACCTCGCCCATCATCAAACTCACCCCTCGCCTCCCCAACCCCTTAACGCACACCACCTTCTCCTCACCCTCCCCCAATCCCAGGCCTCAGGCAGCTTCCAGTATGCACCAGTACTCCTCCAAAAGCCCAGCAGGGTTCCGCCCACCTTTCTCAGGTGCTCCGGGAGGGCCAGCCAAACTGGTCCAGGGCAGCTACACCCCTCCAGGAGGGCAGAAGACCCCCTCTCAGATCATCAGCAGCAGCGCCAACACCAGCCTTACCAACACCTCATCCATCAGCAAGCATTCGGGATCCAGTCCCTCCCCTACCACAGCCTCGGCCAATCAGCGACAAAGGCCGGCAGGTGGAACCATTCAGGGGGCTAAGCCTATTAAATCTGTCTCCACACAGTCTGTCTCTTCTCAGTTGCCACAG GTGTCCTCAGCCAGCAGCAGTCTTCTTGGCTCTGTTCCGTCTCTCCCACTGGGCTTTGGGATGTTGGGGGGGCTGGTTCCTGTGTCCCTGCCCTTCCAGTTTCCTTCACTCTTAAACCTGCCCCCATTAGGGGGCACAGCTGGCTCCAGCACCGGGGCCAGCGGCTCCTCAGCCAGCAACAGCTCAGCATTCTCCCTGACCCAGA aTCTGTTAAAGAGTCTCCAGTCAGGGTCTCAGGTTGCTCTGCCTCCTCACTTACAGCTCGCTTTCTCAG ATGTCAATCAAACCCAAGGAGGGGATGTGAAGAGGAAGTCTCTTTGA
- the LOC115171347 gene encoding ubinuclein-2 isoform X3 — protein sequence MAEPRKVPFVTISSFNSNTPPSDSKKRRREDEAEISLEEDGGGGSAATRPGGGTGASPFGIVKAGDGDSAETKRVTVRLNLSLPEPSERGSAEFNYSELVQSTQVKKPPAPGRPKDLTPALDPNDPIADNDKERREVEALAKKFESKYSQANTGKKKRKDRVQDLIDIGFGYDETDPFIDNSEAYDELVPASLNTKLGGFYINTGTLQFRAASESEGEDFKKLKDGEERVIKKRMKKQDGSNMDEKKPRKIRMPKQGASGLNVHRPEKKKRKKLMKDSLNLAAMLRRFTREKEENRKKNPGLPRGQHNANSALLNTHPKPNDISMADLANDPAMMSLLGSANNNDMLQDMMGDLDFGLLDSPQPSSPAQGENGALGRVQGRVQGAQGGLLPPPPLPNGLPAPLSKRIEDLRVASHQFDQEGRKKFFTLDMNNILLDIELQVQEQPAAVRSSVYSHLEAFVPCNKEALLKRLKKLSLNIQDDRLRAPLLKLKLAVCSVMPEQIARYNMDCIAKVAKQHSEGGEKNGSEEEDEEKPGKRVMGPRKKFVWDEKLRMLLCNLVRVKLGCYELEGQSSQSPEDYLKAFMETEVKPLWPKGWMQGRMLFKESLVVHCHLTGNPAKKKMVPSPKSKPKEGSWVQRSTPSVGATPSPAAPVACRPSQSPAETICLLDSLDEELTAPALDSISQALALLSNAAKGLVQGDSPPSPDRPKTAPSSLHASPLLQKHKKSTINTPSSNTPLYVSTSSSPSSLSRPPTVSPSLSSARVEGLGSMKGGGALAQAHRQSVQSTQRLAGTGLSKANAPGSHSQPKPRPPPNQKGFGSNNTKANSGDTPLSSPSPSFSHSLSGAQAQQQSNFITPMQATLTKSSHSSTSPIIKLTPRLPNPLTHTTFSSPSPNPRPQAASSMHQYSSKSPAGFRPPFSGAPGGPAKLVQGSYTPPGGQKTPSQIISSSANTSLTNTSSISKHSGSSPSPTTASANQRQRPAGGTIQGAKPIKSVSTQSVSSQLPQVSSASSSLLGSVPSLPLGFGMLGGLVPVSLPFQFPSLLNLPPLGGTAGSSTGASGSSASNSSAFSLTQKLYSSCPDVNQTQGGDVKRKSL from the exons ATGGCCGAACCGAGAAAAGTACCGTTTGTCACAATCTCTTCCTTTAACAGCAATACACCGCCTTCGGATTCAAAGAAACGCCGCCGGGAAGATGAGGCCGAAATCAGTTTGGAGGAAGATGGAGGGGGTGGAAGTGCAGCAACCAGGCCAGGAGGTGGTACTGGTGCTAGTCCATTCGGTATCGTGAAAGCCGGTGACGGGGATTCAGCGGAAACAAAACGTGTAACAGTGCGCTTGAACCTCTCCTTGCCCGAACCCAGCGAACGGGGATCTGCTGAATTCAACTACAGTGAACTTGTTCAATCTACTCAG GTGAAGAAGCCTCCTGCTCCAGGACGTCCTAAAGACCTGACGCCAGCCCTGGACCCCAACGACCCCATTGCAGACAACGataaggagagaagagaagtagaGGCGCTCGCCAAGAAATTTGAGAGCAAATAT TCACAGGCCAATACAGGGAAAAAGAAGCGGAAGGACAGAGTGCAGGATCTCATCGACATTGGTTTTGGCTACGATGAGACTGACCCATTCATTGATAACTCTGAGGCT TATGATGAGCTGGTGCCAGCCTCCCTCAACACTAAGCTGGGAGGGTTCTACATCAACACTGGCACCCTGCAGTTCAGAGCAGCCTCCGAGTCAGAGGGAGAGGACTTCAAG AAGTTGAAAGATGGTGAGGAGCGTGTGATAAAGAAGCGAATGAAAAAGCAAGATGGCAGTAACATGGATGAGAAAAAGCCCAGGAAGATCAGGATGCCAAAGCAAGG AGCGTCTGGCCTGAATGTCCACCGGCCAGAGAAGAAGAAAAGGAAGAAGTTAATGAAGGACTCTTTGAATCTGGCCGCCATGCTCCGCCGCTTCACACGGGAGAAGGAGGAGAACCGCAAGAAGAACCCCGGCCTGCCCCGTGGCCAGCACAACGCCAATAGTGCCCTGCTCAACACCCACCCTAAACCCAACGACATCAGCATGGCCGACCTGGCCAACGACCCTGCCATGATGTCACTGCTGGGCTCAGCCAATAACAACGACATGCTGCAGGACATGATGGGCGACCTAGACTTTGGGCTGCTGGACTCTCCTCAGCCCTCCAGCCCTGCGCAGGGGGAGAACGGTGCTCTGGGTAGAGTCCAGGGCAGGGTCCAGGGGGCACAAGGAGGTCTCCTgccccctcctcctctgcctAATGGACTGCCTGCCCCTCTCAGTAAGCGCATTGAGGACCTCCGAGTG GCTTCTCATCAGTTTGATCAAGAGGGCAGGAAAAAGTTCTTCACGCTGGACATGAACAACATCCTACTGGA TATTGAGTTGCAGGTCCAGGAGCAGCCGGCAGCAGTGCGCTCTTCAGTCTACTCCCATCTCGAGGCCTTTGTGCCCTGCAACAAGGAGGCTCTGCTCAAACGCCTAAAGAAACTCAGCCTCaatatccag GATGACCGTCTGCGGGCCCCGCTACTGAAGCTGAAGCTGGCTGTGTGCAGCGTGATGCCAGAGCAGATCGCCAGATACAACATGGACTGCATCGCCAAAGTGGCCAA GCAGCATTCAGAAGGGGGGGAAAAGAACGGGtcagaagaggaggatgaggagaagcCTGGGAAGAGAGTGATGGGACCTCGCAAGAAGTTTGTCTGGGATGAGAAGCTCAG GATGTTGCTGTGTAACCTGGTGAGGGTGAAGCTGGGCTGCTATGAGCTGGAGGGACAGAGCTCCCAGTCTCCAGAGGACTATCTCAAGGCCTTCATGGAGACTGAGGTGAAACCACTGTGGCCCAAGGGCTGGATGCAGGGCAG gaTGCTATTCAAAGAGAGCCTCGTGGTTCATTGTCACCTCACTGGCAATCC AGCCAAGAAAAAGATGGTTCCTAGTCCCAAGTCTAAACCCAAG GAGGGTAGTTGGGTCCAGAGATCCACCCCCTCAGTTGGTGCGACCCCCTCCCCTGCAGCCCCAGTGGCCTGCCGGCCCTCCCAGTCCCCCGCTGAGACCATCTGTCTGCTGGACTCCCTGGATGAAGAGCTGACCGCCCCCGCCCTGGACTCCATCTCCCAGGCCCTGGCCCTCCTCAGCAATGCAGCCAAGGGCCTGGTCCAAGGGGACAGTCCCCCCTCCCCTGATAGGCCCAAGACTGCCCCGTCCTCCCTCCACGCCTCACCTCTCCTCCAGAAGCACAAGAAGAGCACCATCAACACACCCAGCTCCAACACACCTCTCTAcgtctctacctcctcctccccctcctctctctctcggcctcccACGGTCTCCCCTTCTCTGTCCTCAGCGAGGGTTGAGGGGTTGGGGTCGATGAAGGGTGGAGGTGCCCTGGCTCAGGCTCACAGACAATCAGTGCAGAGCACTCAGAGGCTTGCTGGGACGGGACTGAGTAAAGCCAACGCTCCCGGCTCTCACTCCCAGCCTAAGCCGCGGCCGCCCCCCAATCAGAAGGGCTTTGGCAGCAATAATACTAAAGCCAACAGCGGTgacacccccctctcctccccctccccctccttctcccactctctctcaggAGCCCAAGCTCAGCAGCAGTCCAACTTCATCACCCCCATGCAGGCCACTCTCACCAAGTCCTCCCACAGCAGCACCTCGCCCATCATCAAACTCACCCCTCGCCTCCCCAACCCCTTAACGCACACCACCTTCTCCTCACCCTCCCCCAATCCCAGGCCTCAGGCAGCTTCCAGTATGCACCAGTACTCCTCCAAAAGCCCAGCAGGGTTCCGCCCACCTTTCTCAGGTGCTCCGGGAGGGCCAGCCAAACTGGTCCAGGGCAGCTACACCCCTCCAGGAGGGCAGAAGACCCCCTCTCAGATCATCAGCAGCAGCGCCAACACCAGCCTTACCAACACCTCATCCATCAGCAAGCATTCGGGATCCAGTCCCTCCCCTACCACAGCCTCGGCCAATCAGCGACAAAGGCCGGCAGGTGGAACCATTCAGGGGGCTAAGCCTATTAAATCTGTCTCCACACAGTCTGTCTCTTCTCAGTTGCCACAG GTGTCCTCAGCCAGCAGCAGTCTTCTTGGCTCTGTTCCGTCTCTCCCACTGGGCTTTGGGATGTTGGGGGGGCTGGTTCCTGTGTCCCTGCCCTTCCAGTTTCCTTCACTCTTAAACCTGCCCCCATTAGGGGGCACAGCTGGCTCCAGCACCGGGGCCAGCGGCTCCTCAGCCAGCAACAGCTCAGCATTCTCCCTGACCCAGA AACTCTACTCTTCCTGTCCAGATGTCAATCAAACCCAAGGAGGGGATGTGAAGAGGAAGTCTCTTTGA